The Oceanidesulfovibrio indonesiensis genomic sequence AGGCGGCCCTTGACGGTGATGACGACGACGCCGCCTTCCTGGCTGTTGGATACTGACATCGATATGTGCTCCTTGTCGCTTCCGGCTCATTGCCGGTCGACGAATTCATCGGGGTCTATGGTTTTGTGGATTTCCAGGACGTTCATGCCGTTTTCGCGGCGGTATTCGATGGAATCCACAAGATTGCGCACGAGATGGATGCCCATGCCGCCCACGGGCTTTCGCCGTTGCTCCACCGGGATGTCGAGTTCCGGCACCGGCGCGGTGGTCAGGTCGAACGGTCTGGCCTTGTCCTTGATGAGTATGACGAGGACATTGCCTTCGAGATGCAGATCCACGTTGATGCAGTGCTGGCTGCAATCTCCGTAACCGTACTTGGCGGTATTGGTGACCACCTCGTCCACCACCAGGGTCATCTGGTAGGCGAGCCTGTCCGAAAGCCCGTGCCGCCGGGCGAACTCTTCGAGCTGGCCGGCCGAGCTGCCGAAGTCGCATTTCTGCTCCTTCACGAGGAAGCGGACATTTTGTTTGTCATCCGGGCTCATGGAGATTGCCGCCGTGCATTGCGCACCAGTTACAGGCTAATAGGCGAGTCTTCCCAGAGACTTGAGTATGAGCGTGCAGCCCATGGCGAACATGCCGGCGAGCCCCATGCCGCATGAGAATCCCGCCAGAAGGACAGGCGCGTAGTGACGCCAGTTCTTGCCGTATTTCTTGAAGAAGTAGAACCGGCCGACAAGCGCCCCGACCACCTCCAGTATGACGCCGTGCGGAGTGGATTGGCCCAGACCGCGCACCACGCCGTACACCAGCAGCACTGGCAGGCCGAAGAGGTTGAGCAGGAAGTAAATCAGCAAGCCGAAGCCAAGCCCGGCGCTGAGTGTCTCCATGGAAAGAGCTTGGAAGAACAAGGAGTTGCCTTCCAGTGTGGAGGTCTGGAGCAAAAGGCCGTTGAGCGCCTGGAGGTGCCATAGTTCCTGGGCGTAAGGATAGCTGCCGGAAGGGATGGGCGCCAGCCGCCAGAGGAACTGCGAAAAAAGCAGGGATGCGATCATG encodes the following:
- a CDS encoding ATP-binding protein, with protein sequence MSPDDKQNVRFLVKEQKCDFGSSAGQLEEFARRHGLSDRLAYQMTLVVDEVVTNTAKYGYGDCSQHCINVDLHLEGNVLVILIKDKARPFDLTTAPVPELDIPVEQRRKPVGGMGIHLVRNLVDSIEYRRENGMNVLEIHKTIDPDEFVDRQ